Proteins from one Acidiphilium multivorum AIU301 genomic window:
- the recN gene encoding DNA repair protein RecN, whose product MLIALSIRDVILIDRLDIGFEPGLTVFTGETGAGKSILLDSLGLALGDRADAGLVRAEAKQAVVTASFAVAAGHPAQALLADQGIDAGDEILLRRIVTRDGKSRALVNDQPVSVALLRRAADLLIEIQGQHAQIGLTDPATQRDMLDEFGVDPALRETVASLFASWRAAEAARADAEAALESARRDEDFLRHAVEELSALAPRAGEDEELAAARQHLQGAERRAEAIGSALAELTPRERRSAGPAATLRAAARALARIAEADQGPSIGPALAAIERAEEALAEAETLLSRAVSEAEADPRGLEAIEERLFALRGMARKHAVPVVELPALLETFAARLATLDAGTEELARAEAASRAARTAYREAAAALSEARSTAAERLAAAVARELAPLKLDRARFVVSRTDLPEAQWNARGADTVRFLVATNPGSAPGALDKVASGGELSRLLLALNVVLAGESPVGALIFDEVDSGIGGATAAAVGERLARIARETQVLVVTHSPQVAARADVHFQVSKASGRDRARTTVTRLDTTARQEEIARMLAGETITDAARDAARSLMAGS is encoded by the coding sequence ATGCTCATAGCGCTCTCCATCCGCGACGTGATCCTGATCGACCGGCTCGATATCGGCTTCGAGCCCGGGCTGACCGTCTTCACCGGCGAGACCGGCGCGGGCAAGTCGATCCTGCTCGATTCGCTCGGCCTCGCGCTCGGCGACCGTGCCGATGCCGGATTGGTGCGGGCCGAGGCGAAACAGGCGGTCGTCACCGCGTCGTTCGCCGTGGCCGCCGGCCATCCGGCGCAGGCCCTGCTGGCCGACCAGGGAATCGACGCCGGCGATGAAATCCTGCTGCGGCGGATCGTGACGCGCGACGGCAAGTCCCGCGCCCTGGTGAACGACCAGCCGGTCAGCGTCGCCCTGCTGCGCCGGGCTGCCGACCTGCTGATCGAGATCCAGGGCCAGCATGCCCAGATCGGGCTGACCGATCCGGCGACCCAGCGCGACATGCTGGACGAATTCGGCGTCGATCCCGCCCTGCGCGAGACGGTCGCCTCGCTGTTCGCCTCGTGGCGCGCCGCCGAGGCCGCCCGGGCGGATGCCGAGGCGGCGCTCGAATCGGCGCGGCGCGACGAGGATTTCCTGCGCCACGCGGTCGAGGAACTCTCCGCCCTGGCGCCGCGCGCGGGCGAGGACGAGGAACTCGCGGCTGCGAGGCAGCATCTTCAGGGCGCCGAACGGCGGGCCGAGGCGATCGGCAGCGCGCTCGCCGAACTCACCCCGCGCGAGCGCCGCTCCGCCGGTCCCGCGGCAACGCTGCGCGCCGCCGCCCGCGCGCTCGCCCGCATCGCGGAAGCCGATCAGGGGCCGTCCATCGGCCCGGCGCTCGCCGCGATCGAACGGGCCGAGGAAGCGCTCGCCGAGGCCGAAACCCTGCTCTCCCGCGCCGTCTCGGAGGCCGAGGCCGACCCGCGCGGCCTCGAGGCGATCGAGGAACGGCTGTTCGCCCTGCGCGGCATGGCGCGGAAACACGCGGTTCCGGTCGTCGAACTGCCGGCGTTGCTGGAAACCTTCGCCGCAAGGCTCGCCACGCTCGATGCCGGCACCGAGGAACTCGCCCGCGCCGAGGCCGCGAGCCGCGCCGCCCGCACTGCCTATCGCGAGGCGGCCGCCGCCCTCAGCGAGGCCCGCAGCACCGCGGCGGAACGGCTGGCCGCGGCGGTGGCGCGGGAACTCGCGCCGCTCAAGCTCGATCGCGCGCGGTTCGTCGTCTCCCGCACCGACCTGCCGGAGGCGCAATGGAACGCGCGCGGCGCGGACACCGTGCGCTTCCTCGTCGCGACCAATCCGGGCAGCGCGCCCGGCGCGCTCGACAAGGTGGCGTCCGGCGGCGAACTGTCGCGCCTGCTGCTGGCGCTCAATGTGGTGCTTGCCGGCGAATCGCCGGTCGGCGCGCTGATTTTCGACGAGGTGGACAGCGGCATCGGCGGCGCCACCGCGGCCGCGGTGGGCGAGCGCCTCGCCCGGATCGCCCGCGAGACGCAGGTTCTGGTGGTGACCCATTCGCCGCAGGTCGCCGCCCGCGCCGATGTGCATTTCCAGGTCAGCAAGGCCAGCGGCCGCGACCGGGCGCGCACCACCGTGACACGACTCGACACCACCGCCCGCCAGGAGGAAATCGCCCGCATGCTCGCCGGGGAAACCATCACCGACGCCGCCCGCGACGCGGCGCGCAGCCTCATGGCCGGATCGTGA